The Thermodesulfobacteriota bacterium genome has a window encoding:
- a CDS encoding cyclic 2,3-diphosphoglycerate synthase, translated as MSIVQKKRILIMGAAGRDFHNFNVRYREDPSIEVVAFTAAQIPYIQDRTYPASIAGPLYPEGIPVYPEEKLSSLIKEKHVDEVVFSYSDVTHEYVMHRASLVAALGADFTLLGAEKTMLKSKKPVISVCAVRTGCGKSGVTRFIANAIAEAGKKAVAIRHPMPYGDLEKQRVQRFASVEEIKESGCTIEEMEEYEPIVEAGITVYAGVDYADILARAEEEADVIVWDGGNNDLPFIKPDLELVVVDPLRPGHELSYWPGEANLRRAQCVILNKAASASGKDIGTVLRNVKECNPEARVILTASAFTVEGEIKDKKVLVIEDGPSLTHGGMSYGAGFAAAREHGAEPVDPRPYATGSIKEALKNYPDLKYLVPAMGYSPAQIKDLEETVNAVPCDAVLIATPIDLAGIIKIKKPAVRVRYEVADIETPGLKGLVAGFLKEHA; from the coding sequence ATTTCTATAGTGCAGAAAAAACGTATTCTCATAATGGGGGCGGCGGGGCGGGACTTTCATAACTTCAACGTCCGCTACAGAGAAGATCCGTCAATCGAAGTCGTAGCCTTCACCGCCGCCCAGATACCCTACATACAGGACCGCACCTATCCCGCGTCTATCGCGGGCCCGCTCTACCCCGAAGGCATACCCGTCTACCCCGAGGAAAAACTTTCGTCGCTCATTAAAGAAAAGCACGTGGACGAAGTGGTCTTCTCCTACAGCGACGTGACGCACGAATATGTCATGCACAGGGCGTCGCTGGTGGCCGCGCTCGGCGCGGACTTTACGCTCCTCGGGGCGGAAAAGACGATGCTCAAGTCGAAAAAGCCGGTCATCTCGGTATGCGCCGTAAGGACCGGGTGCGGCAAGAGCGGGGTGACGAGATTTATCGCCAATGCCATAGCCGAAGCCGGTAAAAAAGCCGTTGCCATACGCCACCCCATGCCCTACGGGGACCTGGAAAAGCAGCGGGTCCAAAGGTTCGCGTCGGTGGAAGAGATTAAGGAGTCGGGCTGTACCATAGAGGAGATGGAGGAGTACGAGCCGATAGTTGAAGCGGGCATAACAGTCTACGCCGGAGTGGACTACGCCGACATCCTCGCGCGCGCCGAAGAGGAGGCCGACGTCATCGTCTGGGACGGCGGCAATAACGACCTCCCGTTCATAAAGCCCGACCTCGAGCTCGTCGTGGTGGACCCGCTCAGGCCCGGCCACGAGCTCTCGTACTGGCCCGGCGAGGCCAATCTAAGGAGGGCGCAGTGCGTTATCCTCAATAAGGCCGCAAGCGCGAGCGGGAAAGATATCGGGACGGTCCTTAGAAACGTAAAAGAATGCAACCCCGAAGCGAGGGTTATCCTCACGGCCTCGGCCTTTACTGTCGAAGGAGAGATAAAAGACAAAAAAGTGCTCGTAATAGAGGACGGCCCATCCCTCACCCACGGCGGGATGAGCTACGGGGCCGGGTTTGCCGCGGCCCGTGAACACGGGGCCGAGCCCGTGGACCCCCGGCCCTATGCCACCGGCTCGATAAAAGAGGCGCTGAAGAACTACCCCGACCTTAAATATCTCGTCCCGGCCATGGGCTACAGCCCCGCTCAGATAAAAGATCTCGAAGAGACGGTGAATGCCGTGCCGTGCGACGCGGTGCTTATCGCCACGCCGATAGACCTCGCCGGAATTATCAAGATAAAAAAACCCGCCGTGCGGGTGCGCTACGAAGTGGCGGACATCGAAACACCCGGCCTTAAAGGGCTAGTCGCCGGGTTCCTGAAGGAACACGCGTGA
- a CDS encoding sugar phosphate isomerase/epimerase family protein: MKKMEISGNNGKKIQVHIPYPDLMKRLDEVLDAGLNPEIYMTGESIEAADPRELSSIGEEFRKKELRITLHGPYMDLSPGGVDEGIRAMTVERFLQTLDAASAFGAATVVLHADYDARRFDDRMDVWFAQSLKSWPQVVAEAERIGTVIVVENIFEETPESLKALVEKIDSPSLRVCLDTGHLNLFSKVSMEEWFTALGPLVGEVHIHDNRGDFDAHLPVGGGNIEFDLFFKLLKEHSPDPVYTVEAHDEELMWKAIEAVKKFL, translated from the coding sequence ATGAAAAAAATGGAAATAAGCGGAAATAATGGAAAAAAAATTCAGGTACACATCCCCTACCCCGACCTCATGAAGAGGCTCGACGAGGTCCTCGATGCCGGGCTCAACCCCGAGATATATATGACCGGCGAGAGCATAGAGGCGGCCGACCCGAGGGAGCTTAGCAGCATCGGGGAAGAGTTTCGTAAAAAAGAGCTCCGGATAACGCTCCACGGCCCCTACATGGACCTCTCCCCGGGGGGCGTGGACGAGGGGATCCGGGCCATGACGGTCGAGAGGTTCCTCCAGACGCTTGACGCGGCCTCGGCGTTCGGAGCGGCTACCGTGGTGCTCCACGCCGACTACGACGCCAGGAGGTTCGACGACCGGATGGACGTCTGGTTCGCCCAGAGCCTTAAGAGCTGGCCCCAGGTAGTGGCGGAGGCCGAGCGCATAGGCACGGTCATCGTCGTTGAGAACATCTTCGAGGAGACCCCGGAGTCGCTCAAGGCCCTCGTGGAAAAGATAGACTCCCCGAGCCTACGCGTATGCCTCGACACCGGCCACCTGAACCTCTTCTCAAAGGTCTCCATGGAGGAGTGGTTCACCGCACTCGGCCCGCTTGTGGGCGAGGTGCACATACACGACAACAGAGGCGACTTCGACGCGCATCTGCCCGTGGGCGGCGGCAACATAGAGTTCGACCTCTTCTTCAAGCTCTTGAAGGAACACTCCCCTGACCCCGTCTACACGGTCGAGGCCCACGACGAGGAACTTATGTGGAAGGCGATCGAGGCGGTGAAAAAATTTCTATAG
- a CDS encoding GntR family transcriptional regulator: MEKIRVLDSPVEKPLTLRERIVEFIKDAIVSERLRPGERVPEQEIAESFGISRTPIREAFRQLESEGFITVVPRKGAVVSPITDKDVVEFYAIKSLLEGYAAQEACPKLTEREIKRLKNLNAQMLRCAEKEDVKGFFRLDNQFHETFLMACGNEKLCTLVHQLVQQFERFRVTALSLKGRMHNSVKQHDEIIAAFEGGNGVLVEQLVRDNAEMSAEILVREILKEAGGDETNKHS, from the coding sequence ATGGAAAAGATACGAGTTTTAGACTCTCCGGTCGAAAAACCCCTCACCCTGAGGGAACGGATTGTCGAGTTCATAAAGGACGCCATCGTAAGCGAGCGGCTCAGGCCCGGCGAGAGGGTACCGGAGCAGGAAATAGCCGAGAGCTTCGGCATAAGCAGGACCCCCATACGCGAGGCCTTCAGGCAGCTCGAAAGCGAGGGCTTTATTACCGTGGTCCCGAGGAAGGGGGCCGTGGTAAGCCCCATAACGGATAAAGACGTGGTGGAGTTCTATGCCATAAAGAGCCTGCTCGAAGGGTATGCCGCGCAAGAGGCATGCCCGAAGCTTACCGAAAGGGAGATAAAGAGGCTCAAGAACCTCAACGCCCAGATGCTCCGGTGCGCCGAGAAGGAAGACGTAAAGGGCTTCTTCAGGCTCGATAACCAGTTCCACGAAACGTTCCTCATGGCCTGCGGCAACGAAAAGCTCTGCACCCTGGTACATCAGCTCGTCCAACAGTTCGAGCGCTTCAGGGTCACGGCCCTTTCCTTGAAGGGACGGATGCACAACTCGGTAAAGCAGCACGATGAGATAATCGCCGCGTTCGAGGGAGGTAACGGGGTGCTGGTAGAGCAGCTCGTAAGGGACAACGCCGAGATGAGCGCGGAAATACTGGTCAGGGAAATCTTGAAGGAAGCGGGTGGAGATGAAACTAATAAGCACTCCTGA